In one Thermaerobacter sp. PB12/4term genomic region, the following are encoded:
- a CDS encoding AI-2E family transporter yields the protein MPPVSWRRILGGAALIAAGLGLLYLLRGTWPPFVLALVLTYLLAPAVDFLEAQGLRRATAILLLYLLITLAAAVALVYLLPGFLDELNRLGTQLPGYARRLRLLVEGVRQDAARATLPATVRQAVLQQIDRTEGWVTARLADLTGGLVEGLLGAAPLLLAPVLAFYLLDDLPRLRRWAQDRLGRGHRRRWLDLVRAVDQVVGGFIRGQLLVAGFVGLMVTAVATFFGLRFAVLLGALAALADLIPYFGPIIGAVPVLAMAALQSPATALKVAVALLLVQWVENSVLSPRILGQRVGVHPLVVISALLVGGHHFGLAGLLFAVPVAGLAHVLLAFAWPDWVGGLDRLIRRNPEPGPLPAGHGECPPTAPAPSQDRGPERPGAPATGAGQVAGPPPAAGPMAPDAAGSRRLPGRRRRQRAPAPK from the coding sequence ATGCCGCCGGTGTCCTGGCGCAGGATCCTGGGCGGGGCCGCCCTGATCGCCGCGGGCCTGGGCCTGCTTTACCTGCTGCGGGGCACCTGGCCGCCCTTCGTCCTGGCCCTGGTCCTGACCTACCTGCTGGCGCCGGCCGTGGATTTCCTGGAAGCCCAGGGGTTACGGCGGGCCACGGCCATCCTCCTGCTCTACCTGCTCATCACCCTGGCCGCTGCCGTGGCGCTGGTCTACCTTCTGCCCGGGTTTCTGGACGAGCTGAACCGCCTGGGGACGCAGTTGCCGGGGTACGCCCGCCGGTTGCGGCTGCTGGTGGAGGGGGTGCGCCAGGATGCGGCCCGGGCCACCCTTCCGGCTACGGTGCGCCAGGCGGTGCTGCAGCAGATCGACCGCACCGAGGGATGGGTGACGGCCCGGCTGGCCGACCTGACCGGCGGCCTGGTGGAGGGGCTCCTGGGGGCGGCCCCGCTGCTGCTGGCTCCGGTGCTGGCTTTCTACCTGCTCGACGACCTGCCGCGGCTCCGCCGCTGGGCGCAGGACCGGCTGGGGCGGGGGCACCGCCGCCGCTGGCTTGATCTGGTGCGGGCCGTCGACCAGGTGGTGGGCGGGTTCATCCGGGGCCAGCTGCTGGTGGCCGGCTTCGTGGGGCTGATGGTCACGGCCGTGGCCACCTTTTTCGGCTTGCGCTTTGCCGTGCTGCTGGGGGCGCTGGCGGCCCTGGCCGACCTGATCCCCTATTTCGGTCCCATCATCGGCGCGGTGCCGGTCCTGGCCATGGCGGCCCTGCAGTCCCCGGCCACCGCCCTCAAGGTGGCCGTCGCCCTGCTGCTCGTCCAGTGGGTGGAAAACAGCGTGCTGTCGCCGCGGATCCTGGGACAGCGGGTGGGGGTCCACCCCCTGGTGGTGATCAGCGCCCTGCTGGTGGGCGGCCACCACTTCGGCCTGGCGGGCCTGCTGTTCGCGGTGCCCGTGGCCGGGCTGGCCCACGTCCTGCTGGCCTTCGCCTGGCCGGACTGGGTGGGCGGGCTCGACCGGCTAATTCGCCGGAATCCGGAGCCCGGTCCCCTCCCCGCCGGGCACGGTGAATGCCCTCCCACCGCCCCGGCCCCCAGCCAGGATCGGGGACCCGAGCGGCCCGGTGCGCCGGCCACCGGCGCGGGACAGGTTGCCGGTCCGCCCCCTGCTGCGGGTCCGATGGCACCCGATGCCGCCGGTTCCCGCCGCCTCCCGGGTCGCCGCCGCCGCCAGCGGGCGCCCGCGCCGAAGTAA
- the ruvX gene encoding Holliday junction resolvase RuvX, whose protein sequence is MRWLGLDLGSRVIGVAISDPEGILARPLASLPRQGDDRDIARVVELARQHGAEGIVVGWPRRLDGRRGPEAEAAEEFAAGLQAAGVPRVTLWDERLSTVQAERVLIDADLSRRRRKAIIDRMAATVILQAFLEAQRRQRATGGESPRGARRQRPSGGECLSQQPVEEGGGAVMDLPEERRIVTFRDENGEEQQFVVIDLVEMNDRKYAIVADPDDEEEAFIFRLLHEDDGTPVLVEIEDDEEWDAVAEAWEDMVAEEEDEAYADEILGPDEDEWEEEDWDEQDLDDDDALDDEDLDDLEELDGLDEEDDEEPGEDEDGDDEDGGGSSGRRR, encoded by the coding sequence ATGCGCTGGTTGGGGCTCGATCTGGGCAGCCGCGTCATCGGTGTGGCCATCAGTGACCCCGAGGGGATCCTGGCGCGTCCGCTGGCAAGCTTGCCCCGGCAGGGTGATGACCGGGACATCGCCAGGGTGGTCGAACTGGCCCGGCAACACGGCGCCGAAGGCATCGTGGTGGGCTGGCCCCGGCGGCTGGACGGCCGGCGCGGCCCGGAGGCGGAGGCGGCCGAGGAGTTCGCCGCCGGGTTGCAGGCGGCCGGCGTTCCCCGGGTAACCCTATGGGACGAGCGGCTGTCCACCGTCCAGGCGGAGCGGGTGCTGATCGACGCCGACCTCTCCCGGCGCCGGCGCAAGGCGATCATCGACCGCATGGCGGCTACGGTGATCCTGCAGGCCTTTCTCGAAGCGCAGCGCAGGCAACGGGCAACCGGTGGCGAATCTCCCCGCGGGGCACGCAGGCAACGGCCCAGCGGCGGTGAATGTCTCAGCCAGCAGCCTGTGGAGGAAGGTGGTGGGGCAGTGATGGACCTGCCGGAGGAACGCCGGATCGTCACCTTCCGGGACGAGAACGGCGAGGAGCAGCAGTTCGTCGTCATCGACCTGGTGGAAATGAACGACCGCAAGTATGCCATCGTTGCCGACCCTGACGACGAGGAGGAGGCCTTCATCTTCCGCCTGCTCCACGAGGATGACGGCACGCCGGTCCTGGTCGAGATCGAGGACGACGAGGAGTGGGACGCCGTCGCCGAAGCCTGGGAAGACATGGTGGCCGAGGAAGAAGACGAAGCCTACGCCGACGAGATCCTCGGTCCCGACGAGGACGAGTGGGAGGAAGAGGACTGGGACGAGCAGGACCTGGACGACGACGACGCCCTTGACGACGAGGATCTGGACGACCTGGAGGAGCTGGACGGCCTGGACGAGGAGGACGACGAGGAGCCGGGCGAGGATGAGGACGGCGACGACGAGGACGGAGGCGGCTCTTCCGGGCGGCGGCGTTGA
- the mnmA gene encoding tRNA 2-thiouridine(34) synthase MnmA produces the protein MSQGRKGRVLAAMSGGVDSSVMAALLRDQGYEVIGVTMQTWPAMEPEDEARYGGCCSLSAVDDARRVAERLGIPYYVMNMRQDFEEKVVDYFVGEYLRGRTPNPCIACNRYIKFDEFLRRAEALGCDYVATGHYAIVEYDEALGRFILRKSVDRRKDQTYVLYNFTQEQLARTLLPIGRFEKSQVRQLAEAYGLVTARKPESQEICFVKDNDHRRFLEERAGDRIRPGPIYDTRGRRVGTHRGLAYYTVGQRRGLGIQSDRPMYVVRILPEKNALIVGPDTATYARGLRAVEVNWVSWPGLAGEAPVTARVRYKSPEAPAVVRTLAGRQDAVEVWFEEPQRAITPGQAVVFYDGDRVAGGGVIAEVLDPVAPGDLDDTGPGSAAETGERPGGAQPVAAGRGATA, from the coding sequence GTGAGCCAGGGAAGGAAGGGGCGTGTGCTGGCGGCCATGAGCGGCGGGGTCGACAGTTCGGTGATGGCGGCCCTGCTGCGGGACCAGGGCTACGAGGTCATCGGCGTCACCATGCAGACGTGGCCCGCCATGGAGCCCGAGGACGAGGCCCGGTACGGGGGCTGCTGCTCCCTGAGCGCCGTCGACGACGCCCGCCGGGTGGCGGAGCGGCTCGGCATCCCCTATTACGTCATGAACATGCGCCAGGATTTCGAGGAGAAGGTGGTCGACTACTTCGTCGGCGAGTACCTGCGGGGCCGCACGCCCAACCCGTGCATCGCCTGCAACCGGTACATCAAGTTCGACGAGTTCCTGCGCCGGGCCGAAGCCCTGGGCTGCGACTACGTCGCCACCGGGCATTACGCCATCGTGGAGTACGACGAGGCGCTGGGCCGGTTCATCCTGCGCAAGTCGGTGGACCGGCGCAAGGACCAGACGTACGTGCTCTACAACTTCACCCAGGAGCAGCTGGCCCGCACCCTGTTGCCCATCGGGCGCTTCGAGAAGAGCCAGGTCCGGCAGCTGGCCGAGGCCTACGGCCTGGTGACGGCGCGCAAGCCGGAGAGCCAGGAGATCTGCTTCGTCAAGGACAACGACCACCGCCGTTTCCTGGAGGAACGGGCCGGCGACCGCATCCGGCCCGGGCCCATCTACGACACCCGGGGCCGGCGGGTGGGGACCCACCGCGGCCTGGCCTACTACACCGTGGGGCAGCGCCGGGGCCTGGGCATCCAGAGCGACCGGCCCATGTACGTGGTCCGCATCCTGCCGGAGAAGAACGCGCTGATCGTGGGCCCGGACACCGCCACCTACGCCCGGGGCCTGCGCGCGGTGGAGGTCAACTGGGTCTCCTGGCCCGGTCTTGCGGGCGAGGCGCCGGTCACCGCCCGGGTCCGGTACAAGTCGCCCGAGGCGCCGGCGGTGGTGCGGACCTTGGCGGGCCGGCAGGACGCGGTGGAGGTCTGGTTCGAGGAGCCCCAGCGGGCCATCACCCCCGGGCAGGCCGTGGTCTTCTACGACGGGGACCGGGTGGCCGGCGGCGGCGTGATCGCGGAGGTACTGGATCCCGTGGCGCCCGGCGACCTGGACGACACCGGGCCCGGCTCCGCCGCCGAGACCGGGGAGCGGCCGGGCGGCGCTCAGCCCGTGGCGGCCGGGCGCGGTGCCACTGCGTAG
- a CDS encoding cysteine desulfurase family protein: MTRRVYLDHAATTPVRPEVQRRMLDVLAEAWGNPSSLHYAGRAARAVLDEARAQVAGLLGCRPREIVFTSGGTEADNLALKGVALAHAGRGRHIVTTAIEHHAVLHACAALERQGFAVTYVPVDGQGRVDPEQVLAALRPDTILVSVMLVNNEVGTVQPVAEIARAARARGVLVHTDAVQAAGVLPLDVETLGVDLLSLSAHKIGGPKGAGALYVRAGTQLLPLLDGGGQERRLRAGTENTAAIAGFGLAAELAAREREGKAARLAALQRRLEEGIVARIPGARIHGAGAPRAPHISSIGLPGVTADTVLIQLDLEGIAASSGAACSAGTPEPSHVLQAMGLSEREAFSAIRLSLGDGTTEEDVDRVLEVLPRVVERARRAQSLGLVAGR; encoded by the coding sequence GTGACCCGCCGCGTCTACCTGGACCATGCCGCCACCACGCCCGTGCGGCCGGAGGTGCAACGGCGCATGCTCGACGTGCTGGCGGAAGCCTGGGGCAACCCGTCCAGCCTCCACTACGCCGGGCGGGCGGCCCGGGCCGTGCTGGACGAGGCGCGGGCCCAGGTGGCCGGGCTCCTCGGGTGCCGGCCGCGGGAGATCGTCTTCACCTCGGGCGGCACCGAGGCCGACAATCTGGCCTTGAAGGGCGTCGCCCTGGCCCACGCCGGGCGCGGCCGGCACATCGTCACCACCGCCATTGAGCACCATGCGGTGCTCCACGCCTGCGCCGCCCTGGAGCGGCAGGGCTTTGCCGTCACCTATGTTCCGGTGGACGGCCAGGGCCGGGTCGACCCGGAGCAGGTGCTGGCCGCCCTGCGACCCGACACCATCCTGGTGTCGGTCATGCTGGTGAACAACGAGGTGGGGACGGTCCAGCCCGTGGCCGAGATCGCCCGGGCCGCGCGGGCGCGCGGGGTGCTGGTCCACACCGACGCCGTCCAGGCGGCGGGCGTGCTGCCGCTGGACGTGGAGACTTTGGGGGTCGACCTGCTGAGCCTCTCGGCCCACAAGATCGGCGGGCCCAAGGGCGCCGGTGCGCTGTACGTCCGGGCCGGCACCCAGCTGCTGCCCCTGCTGGACGGCGGCGGGCAGGAGCGCCGCCTGCGGGCAGGCACCGAGAACACCGCGGCCATCGCGGGCTTTGGCCTGGCGGCGGAGCTGGCCGCCCGGGAGCGGGAGGGCAAGGCGGCGCGGCTGGCGGCGCTGCAGCGGCGCCTGGAGGAGGGCATCGTGGCCCGCATCCCCGGTGCGCGCATCCACGGCGCAGGGGCGCCGCGGGCGCCCCACATCAGCAGCATCGGGCTGCCCGGGGTGACGGCCGACACGGTGCTGATCCAGCTGGATCTGGAGGGCATCGCAGCCTCCAGCGGCGCCGCCTGCAGCGCGGGCACGCCGGAGCCCTCCCACGTGCTCCAGGCCATGGGCCTGTCGGAGCGGGAAGCCTTCAGCGCCATTCGCCTTTCCCTGGGCGACGGGACCACCGAGGAGGACGTGGACCGGGTCCTGGAGGTCCTGCCCCGGGTGGTGGAACGGGCGCGCCGCGCCCAAAGCCTGGGGCTGGTGGCCGGCCGCTAG
- a CDS encoding thioesterase family protein, with translation MPVKPGFVPGLRAEVEVTVDASMQAAFDGRVIHPLYSTWSLVHHLEHAARRVLEPYLEPHEEGVGYAVEVRHLAPTPVGARVRAVAVLEAVEGNRVICRVEAYNDLEKIAEGRQVQVVLERDAFRRRIEVLQQRLARQDSPSR, from the coding sequence ATGCCGGTGAAACCCGGGTTCGTTCCCGGCCTGCGGGCCGAGGTGGAGGTCACCGTTGATGCCAGCATGCAGGCCGCCTTCGACGGGCGGGTGATCCACCCCCTTTACTCCACCTGGTCGCTGGTGCACCACCTGGAACATGCGGCGCGGCGGGTGCTAGAGCCCTATCTGGAGCCCCATGAGGAAGGGGTGGGCTACGCCGTGGAGGTGCGGCACCTGGCCCCGACCCCCGTGGGCGCGAGAGTGCGGGCCGTGGCCGTTCTCGAGGCGGTGGAGGGCAACCGGGTGATTTGCCGGGTCGAGGCCTACAATGATCTGGAAAAGATCGCCGAAGGCCGGCAGGTGCAGGTGGTGCTCGAACGGGACGCCTTCCGCCGCCGCATTGAAGTGCTGCAGCAGCGCCTGGCCCGCCAGGATTCTCCGTCCCGCTGA
- a CDS encoding IreB family regulatory phosphoprotein, with protein MYGGLPLAASGSGRPADPAAILAAVYEALEERGYDPVRQLAGYLLSGDPAYITSHRGARALVARIERDQLLAELVRTYVAGLRARAARREA; from the coding sequence ATGTACGGGGGCTTGCCCCTGGCCGCATCCGGCTCCGGCCGGCCGGCCGACCCGGCGGCCATCCTGGCCGCCGTCTACGAGGCGCTGGAGGAACGCGGCTACGATCCCGTGCGGCAGCTGGCCGGTTACCTGCTCTCGGGCGACCCGGCGTACATCACCAGCCACCGGGGTGCCCGGGCGCTGGTGGCGCGCATCGAACGGGATCAGCTGCTGGCGGAACTGGTCCGCACCTACGTGGCGGGCCTGCGGGCCCGGGCGGCCCGGCGCGAGGCCTGA
- the mltG gene encoding endolytic transglycosylase MltG, whose protein sequence is MRRTIWRVLGAVLAAALVLAAGAAGWLYHRYVNALEPPLPGSPVTTVVRVPRGASTAEIASLLHRQGLIRDPLAFRILVRLQGYDGRLRAGVYRLSPGMPAAAVLDKLARGDILTARFTIPEGWTVAQVVEHLAAEGLVTREGFRAALDRAAADWPYLPRDAGTRNALKEPLEGYLFPDTYRVPVDEHGRADPALVVRLMLDRFRQVVGPEEEARARQMGFSVHQVITLASIVEREARVAEERPVIAGVYLNRLERNMTLDADPTVLYALGRASGRLTYADLRVDSPYNTYRYPGLPPGPIGAPGEAAIRAVLHPANVDYLYFVLRPDGSGRHQFARTLAEHNRNVRAYRQSLQERDPPADQDRNPDR, encoded by the coding sequence GTGCGGCGCACCATCTGGCGGGTCCTGGGGGCGGTCCTGGCGGCGGCGCTGGTGCTGGCCGCCGGGGCGGCCGGCTGGCTCTATCATCGGTATGTCAACGCCCTGGAGCCGCCCCTGCCGGGATCGCCCGTCACCACGGTGGTGCGGGTACCCCGGGGGGCTTCGACCGCTGAGATCGCCAGCCTCCTCCACCGGCAGGGATTGATCCGCGATCCTCTCGCCTTCCGCATCCTGGTCCGGCTGCAAGGGTACGACGGGCGCCTGCGGGCTGGGGTCTACCGTTTGAGTCCCGGCATGCCGGCCGCAGCCGTCCTGGACAAGCTGGCTCGCGGCGACATCCTCACCGCCCGCTTCACCATTCCCGAAGGTTGGACGGTAGCCCAGGTTGTAGAACACCTGGCGGCCGAGGGCCTGGTGACCCGGGAAGGCTTCCGCGCCGCGCTGGACCGGGCGGCCGCGGATTGGCCCTACCTGCCCCGGGATGCCGGCACCCGCAACGCCCTGAAGGAACCCCTGGAAGGATACCTCTTCCCCGACACCTACCGGGTGCCCGTGGACGAGCATGGCCGTGCCGATCCGGCCCTGGTGGTGCGGCTCATGCTGGACCGGTTCCGGCAGGTGGTGGGTCCGGAGGAGGAGGCCCGGGCCCGGCAGATGGGCTTCAGCGTGCACCAGGTCATCACCCTGGCCTCCATCGTGGAGCGGGAGGCCCGGGTGGCGGAGGAACGGCCGGTCATCGCCGGTGTGTACCTCAACCGCCTGGAGCGGAACATGACGCTGGATGCCGACCCCACCGTGCTGTACGCCCTGGGCCGGGCCTCCGGCCGGCTCACCTATGCCGACCTGCGGGTCGACTCACCCTACAATACCTACCGCTACCCCGGCCTGCCGCCGGGCCCCATCGGTGCCCCCGGGGAGGCCGCCATCCGCGCCGTTCTCCACCCGGCCAACGTGGACTACCTGTACTTCGTCCTGCGCCCGGACGGTTCGGGGCGGCACCAGTTCGCCCGCACCCTGGCGGAGCACAACCGCAACGTCCGTGCCTACCGCCAGTCCCTCCAGGAGCGGGACCCGCCGGCGGACCAGGACCGGAACCCGGACCGCTGA
- a CDS encoding Rrf2 family transcriptional regulator yields MQLSTRGRYGVRAMYELARRYGQGPVPLREVADAQNLPENYLEQLMAPLRKGGLVQSVRGAQGGYVLARDPAQITVADIVRLLDGPIGPETDQEATGTPSVADPVWEEVRRAITGVLEGTTLADLCRQAEERQRRGYMFYI; encoded by the coding sequence ATGCAACTTTCCACGCGGGGTCGCTACGGCGTGCGGGCGATGTACGAGCTGGCGCGCCGCTATGGGCAGGGGCCGGTGCCCCTGCGGGAAGTGGCCGACGCCCAGAACCTGCCGGAGAACTATCTGGAGCAGCTGATGGCGCCGCTGCGCAAGGGCGGGCTGGTGCAGAGCGTGCGCGGCGCCCAGGGCGGCTACGTGCTGGCCCGGGATCCCGCCCAGATCACCGTAGCCGACATCGTCCGCCTGCTGGACGGCCCCATCGGCCCGGAAACGGACCAGGAGGCCACGGGAACCCCCTCGGTGGCGGACCCGGTCTGGGAAGAGGTCCGGCGCGCCATCACCGGGGTCCTGGAGGGCACCACCCTGGCCGATCTTTGCCGCCAGGCGGAAGAGCGCCAGCGCCGGGGCTACATGTTTTACATTTAA
- a CDS encoding rhomboid family intramembrane serine protease — MIPLRDTIRSRRFPWITVLLIALNVYVFYVEWTTGPTPEAGIGLLAERFGVVPARIPPLALLPQVGLEPYLSLVTAMFLHGSLVHLLGNMLFLWVFGDNVEDRLGRGRYLLFYLLAGLLGNYAHVAANPDSTIPTIGASGAVAGVLGAYFLAFPRSRIVTLIFLFIFITVAEVPAWVFLLVWFGLQVLNGLAALGAPNVTLVAWWAHVAGFVAGAAGWLLLAPRRREPRWL, encoded by the coding sequence ATGATCCCGTTACGCGACACCATTCGCTCGCGGCGCTTCCCGTGGATCACCGTACTGCTGATCGCCCTCAATGTCTATGTGTTTTACGTGGAATGGACCACCGGCCCCACGCCGGAGGCGGGGATCGGCCTCCTGGCGGAGAGGTTTGGGGTCGTTCCCGCCCGCATCCCGCCCCTGGCCCTGTTGCCCCAGGTCGGCCTGGAGCCTTACCTGTCCCTTGTCACCGCCATGTTCCTCCATGGCAGCCTGGTCCACTTGCTGGGCAACATGCTGTTCCTCTGGGTTTTCGGCGACAACGTGGAAGACCGGCTGGGCCGGGGCCGCTATCTCTTGTTCTACCTGCTTGCGGGGCTCCTGGGGAACTACGCCCACGTGGCGGCCAACCCCGATTCCACCATCCCCACCATCGGTGCCAGCGGCGCGGTGGCCGGCGTCCTGGGGGCGTATTTCCTCGCCTTCCCGCGCTCGCGCATCGTCACCTTGATTTTTCTCTTCATCTTCATTACGGTAGCGGAAGTGCCCGCCTGGGTCTTTCTGCTGGTCTGGTTCGGGCTCCAGGTCCTGAACGGGCTGGCCGCCCTGGGCGCCCCCAATGTGACCCTGGTGGCCTGGTGGGCCCACGTGGCGGGCTTTGTGGCTGGGGCTGCCGGCTGGCTTCTCCTGGCGCCCCGCCGGCGGGAGCCGCGCTGGCTGTGA
- the alaS gene encoding alanine--tRNA ligase, whose product MPAAEIRERFLRFFERHGHTIVPSSSLIPKDDPTLLFTNAGMVQFKDVFTGKEKVPYRRATTAQKCMRAGGKHNDLENVGKTARHHTFFEMLGNFSFGDYFKREAIHFAWTFLTEELGLPRDRLWATIYRDDDEAFRLWQEVTGIPAQRIVRLGEKDNFWAMGDTGPCGPCSEIVYDRGEEFRCGAETCAIGACDCDRWLEIWNLVFMQFNRDESGRLEPLPRPSIDTGMGLERIASVMQGVGSNFDTDLFRPLLRAVEDLTGRPYEGGEAGFPFRVIADHARACTFLIADGVLPSNEGRGHVLRRILRRAVRFGRILGLAEPFLYRLVDTVGEVMGDAYPEVRQRADYVRRVIRGEEERFFRTLDQGMAILAEVIERARQRGDGLIHGEEAFVLYDTYGFPLDLTEDAAEEAGLRVDREGFERAMAVQRQRARAAREVEEGWDPGSPLALALADEPATEFTGYERLEDEGTVRLLVRRDEPAERAGAGEEVGVILDRTPFYAERGGQVGDTGWLETPRARLEVLDTQLLPGGRILHKARVVEGTVQAGDRARARVDAARRAAIMRNHTATHLLHAALKRVLGDHVNQAGSLVAPDRLRFDFTHFEAPTAGQLRAIEDEINQQILRGIPVRWYWTSLEEALEAGAMALFGEKYGSEVRVVQIGDYSLELCGGTHVASTSDIGLFKFTAEGSVAAGVRRVEAVTGWGSLEYLRRQEAVLDRLAGTLRVPVDDLPARLEALVESHRELERQLRQLHRRLARQAADGLLEAAPQLAGVRVIAGELPVDDAEVLRETADYLRQRAGEAAVLLGARAGERALLVAAVTPGAQQRGLHAGRLVGEVARQVGGGGGGRPDLAQAGGRDPGRLPEALEYGRRLWMEQLAGGATGASPS is encoded by the coding sequence ATGCCGGCGGCGGAGATCCGCGAGCGCTTCCTGCGCTTCTTCGAGCGCCATGGCCACACCATCGTGCCGAGTTCGTCCCTGATTCCCAAGGACGATCCGACGCTCCTGTTCACCAATGCCGGCATGGTGCAGTTCAAGGACGTGTTCACCGGCAAGGAGAAGGTGCCCTACCGGCGGGCCACCACGGCCCAGAAGTGCATGCGGGCCGGGGGGAAGCACAACGACCTGGAGAACGTCGGCAAGACCGCCCGGCACCACACCTTCTTCGAGATGCTGGGCAACTTCTCGTTCGGCGATTACTTCAAGCGGGAGGCCATCCACTTCGCCTGGACCTTCCTGACGGAGGAACTGGGCCTGCCCCGCGACCGGCTCTGGGCCACCATCTACCGGGACGACGACGAGGCGTTTCGCCTCTGGCAGGAAGTCACGGGCATCCCGGCGCAGCGCATCGTCCGCCTGGGCGAGAAGGACAACTTCTGGGCCATGGGCGATACCGGCCCTTGCGGACCCTGCAGCGAGATCGTCTACGACCGGGGCGAGGAGTTCCGCTGCGGCGCGGAGACCTGCGCCATCGGCGCCTGCGATTGCGACCGCTGGCTGGAGATCTGGAACCTGGTGTTCATGCAGTTCAACCGGGACGAGAGCGGCCGCCTGGAGCCGCTCCCCCGGCCCTCCATCGACACAGGGATGGGCCTGGAGCGCATCGCCTCCGTCATGCAGGGCGTGGGCTCCAACTTCGACACTGATCTCTTCCGGCCGCTGCTGCGGGCGGTGGAGGACCTGACGGGCCGCCCCTACGAGGGGGGTGAGGCCGGCTTCCCCTTCCGCGTCATCGCCGACCACGCCCGGGCCTGCACCTTCCTCATTGCCGACGGCGTGCTGCCCAGCAACGAGGGCCGCGGCCACGTCCTGCGGCGCATCCTGCGCCGGGCCGTGCGCTTCGGGCGGATCCTGGGCCTGGCGGAACCCTTCCTCTACCGGCTGGTGGATACGGTGGGCGAGGTGATGGGCGACGCCTATCCCGAGGTGCGCCAGCGGGCGGACTATGTGCGCCGGGTGATCCGCGGCGAGGAGGAACGGTTCTTCCGCACCCTGGACCAGGGCATGGCGATCCTGGCCGAGGTGATCGAGCGCGCCCGGCAGCGGGGCGACGGCCTCATCCACGGCGAGGAGGCCTTCGTCCTCTACGATACCTACGGCTTTCCCCTGGACCTGACGGAGGACGCCGCCGAAGAAGCCGGCCTCCGGGTCGACCGGGAGGGCTTCGAGCGGGCCATGGCCGTGCAACGCCAGCGGGCCCGGGCGGCGCGGGAGGTGGAGGAGGGCTGGGATCCCGGCTCCCCCCTGGCCCTGGCCCTGGCGGACGAACCGGCCACGGAGTTCACCGGCTACGAGCGCCTGGAGGACGAGGGCACCGTGCGGCTGCTGGTGCGCCGGGACGAACCGGCCGAGCGGGCAGGGGCCGGCGAGGAGGTCGGGGTGATCCTGGACCGGACGCCCTTCTACGCCGAGCGGGGCGGCCAGGTGGGGGATACCGGCTGGCTGGAAACGCCCCGGGCGCGCCTGGAGGTGCTGGACACCCAGCTCTTGCCCGGCGGACGGATCCTCCACAAGGCGCGGGTGGTGGAGGGGACGGTGCAGGCGGGTGACCGGGCCCGCGCCCGGGTGGACGCGGCCCGGCGGGCGGCCATCATGCGCAATCACACCGCCACCCACCTGCTGCACGCGGCCCTGAAGCGGGTGCTGGGCGATCACGTCAACCAGGCGGGTTCGCTGGTGGCGCCCGATCGCCTGCGCTTCGACTTCACCCATTTCGAGGCGCCGACGGCCGGCCAGCTGCGGGCCATCGAGGATGAGATCAACCAGCAGATCCTGCGGGGCATCCCGGTGCGCTGGTACTGGACCAGCCTGGAGGAGGCCCTCGAGGCGGGTGCCATGGCGCTGTTCGGGGAAAAGTACGGGAGCGAAGTGCGGGTGGTCCAGATCGGCGACTACAGCCTGGAGCTGTGCGGCGGCACCCACGTGGCCTCGACCAGCGACATCGGCCTGTTCAAGTTCACCGCCGAGGGCAGCGTGGCCGCCGGCGTGCGCCGGGTGGAGGCGGTGACGGGCTGGGGCAGCCTGGAGTACCTGCGGCGGCAGGAGGCGGTCCTGGACCGCCTGGCCGGAACCCTGCGGGTGCCGGTGGACGATCTTCCCGCCCGCCTGGAGGCGCTGGTGGAAAGCCACCGGGAGCTGGAACGCCAGCTGCGCCAGCTGCACAGGCGGCTAGCCCGCCAGGCGGCGGACGGCCTGCTGGAAGCGGCGCCCCAGCTGGCAGGTGTCCGGGTGATTGCGGGCGAACTACCGGTGGACGACGCCGAGGTGTTGCGCGAGACGGCCGACTACCTGCGCCAGCGGGCCGGGGAGGCCGCCGTCCTGCTGGGGGCCCGGGCTGGCGAGAGGGCGCTGCTGGTGGCGGCGGTGACGCCTGGTGCCCAGCAGCGGGGCCTGCATGCCGGTCGCCTGGTGGGCGAGGTGGCCCGGCAGGTGGGCGGTGGCGGCGGCGGGCGTCCCGACCTGGCCCAGGCGGGCGGCCGCGATCCCGGCCGGCTGCCGGAGGCGCTGGAGTATGGCCGGCGCCTCTGGATGGAACAGCTGGCCGGGGGGGCGACGGGGGCCAGCCCCAGCTGA